A genomic segment from Lignipirellula cremea encodes:
- a CDS encoding TIGR02996 domain-containing protein, producing MTTDAAYLLQEYLNATVVLKPHREAIDPRNWEEGEAILVAPKPQQAETLLLAIEHTARNVVQLRPLRDDRKGQESKAFAQLAGENPALVALMLRLTRRHLLDSAESLLRAVDAWRLASISDNEMPYRILVIQLERYAQKQPLSPELGDALHHWRGHSSFHVVAADGLSWTRRLDALLEKISPPTGLQPSAPANAGLDANPEEAALVDAIIAQHGELGPRQVYADWLADHGDPRGELVRLECEMEAFHPADAEYHRRRSEWVRRWKTILRDAPTLPDNKHAPHIRWSGHRGGLLETAIAPPALFTEQAAALFARFPSAVLVDLRVNHFQAQTSQAAVGPIVACPYWSQVVEARLPASPELQLPLLKEAPWARVRALHVPLTSPLAAEAVAQNPALAGMQELLLAAPEKAFAGPDAGGVRNDLDLLSQSAGMQLETLVVMGARQEAGSLSRLLASPAADKLRRLHLQRAGLEMGDFEALAGWSKLPQLSLLNLSGNQLRDDALRLLLGRSVLPQFEHLDLSSNLLTNGAAGLLVASPAMERVSVLQLDNNKVGATGVKTLMASSRFRELRHLSLVGNPLGVAGVQALASLSAERFPKLRRISLESRGLTSSQQAKLKAETPQLYFIAPRGRKS from the coding sequence ATGACGACCGACGCAGCCTATTTACTGCAGGAATACTTGAACGCCACGGTCGTCCTCAAGCCGCACCGGGAAGCGATTGATCCGCGGAACTGGGAAGAAGGAGAGGCGATCCTGGTCGCACCCAAGCCGCAGCAGGCGGAAACGCTGTTGCTGGCGATCGAACACACGGCCCGGAATGTGGTTCAGCTGCGTCCCCTGCGCGACGACCGCAAAGGGCAGGAATCCAAGGCGTTCGCCCAGCTGGCGGGCGAGAACCCGGCGCTGGTCGCCCTGATGCTGCGGCTCACGCGTCGCCATTTGCTGGATTCCGCGGAGAGCCTGTTGCGGGCGGTCGACGCCTGGCGCCTTGCCAGCATTTCCGACAATGAAATGCCGTATCGGATTCTCGTCATTCAGCTGGAACGTTACGCGCAGAAACAGCCGCTGTCGCCGGAACTGGGGGACGCCTTGCATCACTGGCGGGGCCATTCCAGCTTCCATGTGGTCGCCGCTGATGGTCTGTCCTGGACGCGTCGGCTCGATGCGTTGCTGGAGAAAATATCGCCGCCGACCGGTCTCCAGCCGTCCGCGCCCGCCAACGCCGGGCTGGACGCCAACCCGGAAGAAGCGGCCCTGGTTGATGCGATTATCGCCCAGCACGGCGAGCTGGGTCCGCGACAGGTTTACGCCGACTGGCTGGCCGACCATGGCGATCCCCGGGGCGAACTGGTTCGCCTGGAGTGCGAGATGGAAGCGTTCCATCCGGCCGACGCCGAATACCATCGGCGCCGCAGCGAGTGGGTGCGACGCTGGAAAACCATCCTGCGCGACGCCCCGACCCTGCCGGACAACAAGCACGCCCCGCACATCCGCTGGTCGGGCCATCGCGGCGGGCTGCTGGAAACGGCCATCGCTCCGCCCGCTTTGTTCACCGAACAGGCCGCCGCATTGTTCGCCCGGTTCCCGTCAGCCGTGCTGGTCGATCTGCGCGTGAACCACTTCCAGGCGCAAACCAGCCAGGCCGCTGTCGGGCCGATTGTCGCCTGTCCTTACTGGTCGCAGGTGGTCGAGGCGCGGTTGCCCGCCTCGCCCGAGCTGCAGTTGCCGTTGCTGAAAGAAGCTCCCTGGGCCCGCGTACGGGCGCTGCATGTTCCCCTGACCAGTCCACTGGCCGCCGAGGCCGTGGCCCAGAATCCGGCCCTGGCCGGCATGCAGGAACTGCTGCTCGCGGCGCCGGAGAAAGCTTTCGCCGGGCCCGATGCGGGCGGCGTCCGCAACGACCTGGATCTGCTGTCGCAGTCGGCCGGGATGCAGCTGGAAACGCTGGTTGTGATGGGCGCCCGCCAGGAGGCGGGCTCGCTGTCGCGACTGCTCGCTTCTCCAGCGGCCGACAAACTCCGGCGACTGCATCTGCAGCGTGCGGGTCTGGAGATGGGCGATTTTGAAGCCCTGGCCGGCTGGTCGAAGCTGCCGCAACTAAGCCTGCTCAACCTGTCCGGGAACCAACTGCGGGACGACGCCTTGCGGTTGTTGTTAGGCAGATCGGTGCTGCCGCAGTTTGAGCATCTGGATCTGTCGTCGAACCTGCTGACGAACGGGGCGGCCGGATTGCTGGTGGCCTCCCCGGCGATGGAACGGGTCAGCGTGCTCCAGCTGGACAACAACAAGGTCGGGGCGACCGGCGTGAAAACGCTGATGGCTTCCTCCCGTTTTCGCGAGCTGCGTCACTTGAGCCTGGTCGGCAACCCGCTGGGCGTTGCCGGCGTACAAGCGCTGGCCAGCCTGTCGGCCGAACGCTTCCCCAAACTCCGGCGCATCTCGCTGGAAAGCCGCGGCCTGACTTCCTCCCAGCAGGCAAAGCTCAAGGCGGAAACGCCCCAGCTATACTTCATCGCCCCCCGCGGAAGAAAGAGCTAA
- a CDS encoding prenyltransferase/squalene oxidase repeat-containing protein, with the protein MSVSVPADSTPDLVLSPMAGLNEPAPSDSLPDWGVPMGQGPLPPLATFDLMSDGPLPPLPAWKEGSAPAARQAAAPLPASTQGWGESLDASPGKTARGDADFWVEGDVIMCACPDCRSPMSVRMWLMIADCWHCGASIELSEEQEREVQRLLQERERKRAAHRAGQAPATPAAARAATGTPSPTPPKASAPTSSKASGKTAEPPARSREKAPPDRTASPTRQPASARTDARRPQPPPPPTARQGGAAPAGERTSPQAPPVADPQRGEAARRRAEQRRRAATGASMSARNRIRRMARGGVLPMLVREFFRNTPAWLVSLVFHTVLLILLALYVFRDAGDPDNTIVLSTSISMPREEGAEILPDKDQEVRFDLPVPPEIDMKNPDTKAVIARADQDARELRIDPASTDPTLPPLQRVKNAIAANAGVGSTYAARDPRVRVEIVKHEGGTTLTEAAVARGLRWMAMHQLEDGRWSLHDFRHVAGCNCRGTGATHNDAAATSLVLLPFLGAGQSHLVGNYRDTVSQGLRWLVDHQDPNTGNLGGPSRDNSGVYAHGQATIVLCEAYAMTGDDKLRHAAEKAIEHILNTQHQDGGWRYYGQAMSTPSDTSVVGWQLMALQSARAAGLVVPPERFEMANRFLDRVGSDDGSRYGYTAGQKPTPTMTAEGLLCRMYLGWKNDRPGLRLGTRWLATEENLPHAEQPNIYYWYYATQTMHHYGGPSWEKWNRRMRDVLVSTQDTRGHAAGSWHFASGDHRSGHSSGGRLYTTALAVCTLEVYYRHLPIFKQLDLKADFLDGED; encoded by the coding sequence ATGTCTGTCTCAGTACCTGCTGACTCCACGCCGGACCTCGTTCTCTCGCCGATGGCGGGCCTGAATGAGCCTGCGCCGAGTGATTCCTTGCCGGACTGGGGCGTGCCGATGGGGCAAGGCCCTTTGCCGCCGCTGGCGACCTTCGACCTGATGTCGGACGGCCCTTTGCCGCCGCTGCCGGCCTGGAAAGAAGGCTCCGCTCCCGCCGCCCGGCAGGCGGCTGCTCCGCTGCCGGCTTCCACGCAGGGTTGGGGGGAAAGTCTCGACGCTTCGCCGGGAAAAACGGCTCGCGGCGATGCGGATTTCTGGGTCGAAGGCGACGTCATCATGTGCGCCTGCCCTGACTGCCGGTCGCCGATGTCGGTGCGCATGTGGCTGATGATCGCCGATTGCTGGCACTGCGGCGCGAGTATTGAACTCAGCGAAGAACAGGAACGCGAAGTCCAGCGACTGCTGCAGGAACGGGAAAGAAAACGGGCCGCACACCGGGCGGGTCAAGCGCCTGCCACTCCCGCCGCAGCCAGGGCGGCGACCGGAACGCCGTCCCCCACGCCGCCGAAAGCATCGGCTCCGACATCGTCAAAAGCATCGGGCAAAACGGCCGAGCCGCCTGCCCGATCGCGCGAGAAAGCACCGCCCGACCGGACCGCTTCTCCCACCCGCCAGCCGGCCTCCGCACGTACTGACGCTCGTCGCCCGCAGCCTCCCCCGCCGCCGACCGCGCGGCAGGGCGGGGCCGCTCCTGCGGGCGAACGCACTTCTCCGCAGGCCCCGCCTGTGGCTGATCCGCAGCGCGGCGAAGCGGCCCGGCGACGGGCTGAGCAGAGGCGGCGGGCGGCAACCGGCGCATCGATGTCGGCCCGGAATCGTATTCGGCGGATGGCTCGCGGCGGCGTGTTGCCGATGCTGGTGCGGGAGTTTTTCCGCAACACGCCGGCCTGGCTGGTCAGTCTGGTGTTCCATACGGTGCTGTTGATTTTGCTGGCCCTGTATGTGTTCCGCGACGCCGGCGATCCCGACAACACGATCGTGCTATCGACTTCGATCTCCATGCCGCGCGAAGAAGGCGCCGAGATTCTTCCCGACAAGGATCAGGAGGTGCGCTTCGATCTGCCCGTGCCGCCGGAGATCGACATGAAGAACCCGGACACCAAAGCGGTGATCGCCCGGGCCGACCAGGACGCGCGCGAACTGCGGATCGATCCAGCCTCGACCGATCCTACTTTGCCGCCCCTGCAGCGCGTCAAGAATGCCATCGCCGCCAATGCGGGTGTTGGGTCCACCTACGCCGCCCGTGATCCGCGGGTCCGGGTCGAGATCGTCAAGCACGAAGGCGGCACCACGCTCACCGAAGCGGCCGTCGCCCGAGGCCTGCGCTGGATGGCCATGCATCAGCTGGAGGACGGCCGCTGGAGCCTGCACGACTTTCGTCATGTGGCGGGCTGTAACTGCCGCGGGACGGGCGCCACGCACAACGATGCGGCCGCGACGTCGCTGGTGCTGCTGCCCTTCCTGGGCGCTGGCCAGTCGCATCTGGTCGGCAACTATCGGGATACGGTCTCCCAGGGATTGCGCTGGCTGGTCGATCATCAGGATCCCAACACGGGAAACCTGGGCGGTCCGTCCCGCGATAACTCCGGCGTGTACGCGCACGGACAGGCGACGATCGTGCTCTGCGAAGCATACGCCATGACGGGCGACGACAAGCTGCGGCACGCGGCCGAAAAGGCGATCGAGCATATCCTCAATACCCAGCACCAGGACGGCGGCTGGCGATACTACGGACAGGCGATGTCGACCCCCAGCGATACGAGCGTGGTCGGCTGGCAGCTAATGGCCCTGCAGAGCGCGCGGGCGGCCGGACTGGTCGTTCCGCCGGAGCGGTTTGAAATGGCGAACCGGTTCCTGGATCGTGTCGGCAGCGACGACGGCTCCCGGTACGGCTACACGGCCGGCCAGAAACCGACCCCGACCATGACGGCCGAAGGTCTGCTCTGCCGCATGTACCTGGGCTGGAAAAACGATCGCCCCGGTCTGCGGCTGGGAACGCGCTGGCTGGCGACTGAAGAGAACCTGCCGCACGCCGAACAGCCCAATATTTATTACTGGTATTACGCCACCCAGACGATGCATCATTACGGCGGCCCCAGCTGGGAAAAATGGAACCGCCGCATGCGCGACGTGCTGGTGAGCACGCAGGACACCCGCGGCCATGCGGCCGGCAGCTGGCATTTTGCCTCTGGCGACCATCGCAGCGGACACTCCAGCGGCGGACGACTGTATACTACAGCCCTGGCGGTATGCACCCTTGAGGTTTATTACCGTCATCTGCCAATCTTCAAGCAGCTGGATCTCAAGGCCGACTTTCTCGACGGGGAAGATTAA
- a CDS encoding FAD:protein FMN transferase, with protein sequence MWIPALLLAVHCAGADPAAPLQRFEQSQPHMGVMFHIVLFAPDERAALPAFGAAFERIRELNKRLSDYDPESELNRLCQLAPTTKPQPASEDLYEVLRRSEAWSRQTEGRFDATIGPLSKLWRQIRKTKTLPDPQVLTAARQAVGYRHVRLHAEPRSIELLQADMQLDLGGIAKGYAADAALAVLRERGLTHALVDGSGDLAVGDPPPGKEGWRIGVAPLQPNDPPSRYLSVKNCGVATSGDAWQYVEIDGVRYSHILDPQTGKGLTTHSSVTVVAPNGADADALASIVSVYGPVDGIAFATQQKDTAAMVVYLEQGKVRTAATPDFGDWETRANR encoded by the coding sequence ATGTGGATTCCCGCCCTGCTGCTGGCCGTACATTGCGCTGGCGCCGATCCCGCCGCGCCGTTGCAGCGGTTTGAACAGTCGCAGCCGCATATGGGGGTGATGTTTCATATCGTGCTGTTTGCGCCCGACGAGCGGGCCGCGTTGCCGGCGTTTGGGGCGGCCTTTGAACGGATTCGCGAACTGAACAAGCGGCTGAGTGATTACGATCCTGAGAGCGAGTTGAATCGCCTGTGCCAGCTTGCCCCCACGACAAAGCCGCAGCCGGCTAGCGAAGACCTGTACGAAGTACTGCGGCGGAGCGAAGCCTGGAGTCGCCAGACCGAAGGACGCTTCGACGCCACGATCGGCCCGCTCAGCAAGCTCTGGCGCCAGATCCGCAAAACGAAAACGCTGCCCGATCCCCAGGTGCTCACGGCCGCCCGGCAGGCGGTCGGTTATCGGCATGTTCGCTTGCATGCCGAGCCGCGGTCGATCGAACTACTGCAGGCGGACATGCAGCTGGACCTGGGCGGCATCGCCAAAGGTTACGCGGCTGACGCCGCTTTGGCGGTGCTGCGGGAACGCGGCCTGACACATGCCCTGGTCGACGGCTCGGGGGATCTGGCGGTGGGCGATCCGCCGCCGGGGAAAGAAGGTTGGCGCATCGGCGTCGCTCCGCTGCAGCCGAACGATCCGCCCAGTCGGTATCTGAGCGTGAAGAACTGCGGGGTAGCCACCTCGGGCGATGCCTGGCAGTACGTTGAAATCGACGGCGTGCGGTACTCGCACATCCTGGATCCGCAGACCGGCAAAGGGCTGACGACGCATAGCTCGGTGACGGTCGTCGCGCCCAACGGGGCCGACGCCGACGCGCTGGCTTCGATCGTCAGCGTGTATGGTCCGGTCGACGGCATTGCCTTTGCGACGCAGCAAAAGGACACGGCAGCGATGGTCGTTTATCTGGAGCAGGGAAAGGTGCGGACCGCCGCCACGCCCGACTTTGGCGACTGGGAAACGCGTGCGAACCGATAG
- a CDS encoding right-handed parallel beta-helix repeat-containing protein, with protein sequence MLLLRFLLGAIACLAFLNSGAPAFAQVSHPPMRPLPTPRDRPLAPGPKYFVDAQRGDDAHPGTQEEPWQSIAHAVRRLAPGDTLYLRGGIYYEQVILPKSGLPDQPITLSSYPGELAVIDGGLREFFEQPADAWEPLKDGAPGEYVSTKTYPQFASREIVSAFPAAGWEPFYGVEDQRPLVHGHMADSMVPLHPYRTLGDLRDTSMLWDVDNKTDQQASVYCGPGVWFNRDTLRIHVRLAPTDLAGLGDLAYRGETDPRRLPLSISGPYGHEVFRINGVNHWRLQDLVLRGGSGSALLHLYGSDDITFDGVTVFGGSPGLLAQASSNVKIIDSAFRGLAAPWSSRASMKYRGTPSYLIITDRQKPENHTWEISRSEFTDTHDGLWVRYVRDLKFHHNYLDNFNDDGLEFGARRRDQLIYVYQNYLSRCLIPLTLHEMEPDESPPQANAGSGVYIARNIFDLRQGVFKKPPAAQDPQGTYLQNPGMLSSDHGGPIWPNYYFYQNTVVRSDSAWRGYYGFGIGGQGVRGTQRRVYNNIFIQIAGVPGINFAPGMDDFLIDGNLHWGLVDGPKFAGDFLNRKGAYAFRSTPRPASWMEHDQFANPKFVRLTEDPRALFDLRLQPDSPAINAGIDVPAEWLDPLRAEDKNAPDIGALPVGLKPWRIGIDGRIPLFAP encoded by the coding sequence ATGCTGCTTCTCCGATTCCTGCTGGGGGCGATTGCCTGCCTGGCGTTCCTGAACAGCGGCGCACCCGCGTTCGCCCAGGTTTCGCATCCGCCGATGCGGCCGTTGCCCACGCCCAGAGATCGCCCGTTGGCTCCGGGGCCGAAGTACTTTGTCGACGCCCAGCGGGGCGACGATGCGCACCCCGGCACGCAGGAAGAACCCTGGCAAAGCATCGCTCATGCCGTCAGACGCCTGGCGCCGGGCGACACGCTTTATCTGCGCGGCGGGATCTATTACGAACAGGTCATCCTGCCGAAGTCGGGCCTGCCGGATCAGCCCATCACGCTCAGCAGCTACCCAGGCGAGTTGGCCGTGATCGACGGCGGTCTGCGAGAATTCTTCGAACAGCCGGCAGACGCCTGGGAACCGCTAAAAGACGGCGCCCCGGGAGAGTACGTGTCGACGAAAACGTATCCGCAGTTCGCCTCGCGGGAGATCGTGTCGGCCTTTCCCGCTGCCGGATGGGAACCGTTTTATGGGGTAGAAGACCAACGTCCCCTGGTGCACGGCCATATGGCCGATTCGATGGTTCCGCTGCATCCTTATCGCACGCTCGGCGATCTGCGCGATACGAGCATGTTATGGGACGTCGACAACAAGACCGACCAGCAGGCCAGCGTCTATTGCGGGCCGGGCGTCTGGTTCAATCGCGACACCTTGCGGATTCATGTGCGACTGGCCCCTACCGATCTGGCCGGACTGGGCGACCTGGCCTACCGCGGCGAGACCGACCCCCGCCGTCTGCCGCTGAGTATTTCCGGCCCGTACGGACACGAGGTGTTCCGCATTAACGGGGTCAACCACTGGCGTCTGCAGGATCTGGTGCTGCGCGGCGGTTCCGGCAGCGCGCTCCTTCATCTGTATGGTTCCGACGACATCACCTTCGACGGCGTGACCGTGTTCGGCGGATCGCCCGGCTTGCTGGCGCAGGCCAGTTCGAACGTGAAGATCATCGACTCGGCCTTCCGCGGCCTGGCGGCGCCCTGGTCGTCGCGGGCCAGCATGAAGTACCGCGGCACGCCTTCGTACCTGATCATTACCGACCGCCAGAAGCCCGAGAATCACACCTGGGAGATTTCTCGCAGCGAGTTCACCGACACGCACGATGGGTTGTGGGTTCGTTATGTGCGCGACCTGAAGTTCCACCATAACTACCTGGACAACTTTAACGACGATGGCCTGGAGTTTGGCGCCCGACGACGCGACCAGCTCATCTATGTCTATCAGAATTATCTGTCCCGCTGCCTGATTCCGCTGACCCTGCATGAAATGGAGCCGGACGAAAGCCCGCCCCAGGCGAACGCGGGAAGCGGCGTGTATATCGCCCGGAACATTTTTGACCTGCGGCAGGGCGTGTTCAAAAAGCCGCCGGCGGCACAGGATCCCCAGGGGACGTACCTGCAGAACCCGGGCATGCTCAGCAGCGATCACGGCGGCCCGATCTGGCCCAACTATTACTTCTATCAGAACACGGTCGTTCGCAGCGACAGTGCCTGGCGGGGGTACTACGGTTTTGGCATCGGCGGCCAGGGCGTACGCGGCACGCAGCGACGGGTATATAACAACATTTTCATCCAGATCGCCGGCGTGCCGGGCATCAACTTTGCTCCCGGCATGGACGACTTTCTGATCGATGGCAACCTGCACTGGGGGCTGGTCGACGGGCCCAAGTTCGCGGGCGACTTTTTGAATCGGAAAGGGGCGTACGCCTTCCGCTCCACGCCGCGGCCGGCTTCCTGGATGGAGCACGACCAGTTCGCCAATCCGAAGTTTGTGCGTTTGACGGAGGATCCTCGGGCTTTGTTCGACCTGCGTCTGCAGCCGGATAGCCCCGCCATCAATGCCGGCATCGACGTGCCGGCCGAGTGGCTGGATCCCTTGCGTGCGGAGGACAAGAACGCGCCTGATATTGGCGCTCTGCCCGTGGGGCTGAAGCCCTGGCGGATCGGCATCGACGGCCGCATCCCGCTGTTTGCTCCGTGA
- a CDS encoding ion transporter, with translation MSWPEDPYFDDSFAHLEDSSTMRQWQRVLARFFNKTWVELSIGVLILLSVGLTLAEFVFSTYEDGSPQQQLLPALQLANHLVSCVFIVELLLRFAAQPSPRRFFREYWIDILAVAPSLLPAFHAVRVMRVVRLLRILRLFGLVSRVHSNFPYIVRRGMVEYLTVCALWLMMVLVGTGAMLAFEGKAADHAGISVQDAFWFSVYSMFAGEPIPGAPQTVAGRIVSVFILFMGMTIFAMLTGTVSAFMVERLRTKGRSVDFDQLENHTIICGWNRKVEIIVAEHRAARPQGSMTMVVITEWDSEPPFVPPELQPYVCFLRGDFTRVSTLKQAGIDRAVTCIIVTDTSGGRSEQDADARSILAALTVEKLNPQVYTCAEIYNGDYATHLVMGGVNDYVVSSEYSAYLMAQSTMNRGMMGVINELMTNQRGNQFYRVSLPEKYQGRTYADLFHELKEKENAILVAIHRADGQVEVNPREGVVEPGDEIVVIAAQKLRLR, from the coding sequence GTGTCGTGGCCGGAAGATCCGTATTTTGACGACTCCTTCGCCCACCTCGAGGATTCGTCAACAATGCGGCAGTGGCAGCGGGTTCTCGCACGCTTTTTCAACAAGACGTGGGTCGAGTTATCGATCGGCGTGCTGATCCTGTTGTCGGTTGGACTGACGCTGGCCGAGTTTGTGTTTTCCACGTACGAGGATGGCAGTCCGCAGCAGCAGTTGTTGCCGGCGCTGCAACTGGCCAATCACCTGGTGAGCTGCGTGTTCATTGTGGAGCTGCTGTTGCGGTTTGCGGCGCAGCCCTCGCCCCGGCGGTTCTTTCGCGAGTACTGGATCGACATTCTGGCCGTGGCGCCCTCGCTGTTGCCGGCGTTCCATGCCGTGCGCGTCATGCGGGTGGTGCGTCTGCTGCGCATCTTGCGGCTGTTTGGCCTGGTGTCCCGGGTGCACAGCAACTTCCCTTATATCGTGCGACGGGGGATGGTCGAGTATCTGACCGTGTGCGCCCTGTGGCTGATGATGGTGCTGGTCGGCACGGGCGCCATGCTGGCCTTTGAAGGAAAGGCAGCCGACCACGCCGGAATCTCCGTCCAGGACGCGTTCTGGTTCAGCGTGTACTCCATGTTTGCCGGCGAGCCGATCCCCGGCGCCCCGCAAACAGTGGCGGGCCGGATTGTTTCGGTGTTTATCCTGTTTATGGGCATGACCATTTTCGCCATGCTGACCGGTACGGTTTCGGCCTTTATGGTCGAGCGGCTTCGCACGAAAGGGCGTTCTGTGGATTTTGACCAGTTAGAAAACCACACCATTATTTGCGGCTGGAACCGAAAGGTGGAAATCATCGTCGCCGAGCACCGGGCCGCCCGGCCGCAAGGCTCCATGACGATGGTCGTGATCACGGAATGGGACTCCGAACCGCCCTTTGTGCCGCCCGAACTGCAGCCGTACGTCTGCTTTCTGCGGGGCGACTTCACCCGGGTGTCGACCCTGAAACAGGCCGGCATCGATCGGGCCGTGACCTGTATCATCGTCACCGACACCAGCGGCGGCCGGTCCGAACAGGACGCCGACGCCCGCTCCATCCTGGCGGCGCTTACGGTCGAAAAACTCAACCCCCAGGTCTACACGTGCGCCGAAATCTACAACGGCGACTACGCCACGCACCTGGTCATGGGCGGCGTGAACGATTACGTGGTAAGCAGTGAATACAGCGCCTATCTGATGGCCCAGTCAACCATGAACCGCGGCATGATGGGGGTGATTAACGAACTAATGACCAACCAGCGCGGGAACCAGTTCTATCGTGTCTCCCTGCCCGAAAAATACCAGGGACGCACCTACGCCGACCTGTTCCACGAGCTGAAAGAAAAAGAAAACGCCATCCTGGTCGCCATCCACCGGGCCGACGGCCAGGTCGAAGTCAACCCGCGCGAAGGCGTGGTCGAGCCAGGCGATGAGATCGTGGTGATCGCCGCGCAAAAGCTCCGCTTGCGCTGA
- a CDS encoding ArsB/NhaD family transporter, protein MGAIFAKIHATAPQQQPLWVMLLFVGVMMLTYVGVAVDGFHKTVAALSGAAVLVVLSLWLGVFKEYDQIHTALAHDLGIFGVIIGTGVLVGVTGKSGLFHFLSILIVKATGGRAALLYTAICGLTFLFVALLTIVPAMLILCSLVLVICRTLEYNPKPFLVSVAICANSGAIVTFASGLPNIMIGTAASLPYMHFILVSAPYALISLLIAMAMLRILYRGELPWRQDAAETARLKTRIDAFDPWALVENRGVLIRSAVILMLTVVGFAMAQPLGVGMDFIAMVGGTAALVFAGKTVEDAIGKVNWTVILFFTGLFVIIACVKETGALEALATMIKDSSESREVLIPLLTMACAFASAIVDNIPVAATLIPVVKDLGAPAEPLWWSLVLGCNLGGNGTPIGSISCVIALHTLHKEAHITVGWGEFLKVGGSIMVVQSLGAVVYLLAFYWLDLFPTIASLPAP, encoded by the coding sequence ATGGGAGCTATCTTCGCCAAAATACATGCGACGGCGCCACAGCAACAGCCGCTCTGGGTGATGCTGCTGTTTGTCGGCGTGATGATGCTGACGTATGTGGGCGTAGCGGTTGACGGGTTTCATAAAACGGTCGCCGCCCTGTCCGGCGCCGCCGTGCTGGTCGTGCTCTCGCTTTGGCTGGGAGTTTTTAAAGAGTACGATCAAATCCATACGGCGCTGGCCCACGACCTGGGCATCTTCGGCGTGATCATCGGCACAGGCGTGCTGGTGGGCGTTACGGGCAAATCGGGTCTGTTTCATTTCCTGAGTATCCTGATCGTCAAAGCGACCGGGGGCCGGGCCGCCCTGCTGTATACGGCGATTTGCGGCTTGACCTTTCTGTTTGTCGCCTTGCTGACCATTGTCCCGGCGATGCTGATTCTGTGCTCGCTGGTGCTGGTGATCTGCCGCACGCTGGAATACAACCCGAAGCCGTTTCTGGTGTCGGTCGCAATTTGCGCTAACAGCGGCGCCATTGTGACGTTCGCCAGCGGTCTGCCGAACATTATGATCGGCACCGCGGCCAGCCTGCCGTACATGCACTTTATTCTGGTCTCGGCTCCATACGCCCTGATCAGTCTGCTGATTGCCATGGCGATGCTGCGGATCCTGTACCGCGGGGAATTACCCTGGCGCCAGGACGCGGCCGAAACGGCCCGACTGAAAACGCGCATCGACGCGTTTGATCCCTGGGCTTTGGTTGAGAATCGCGGCGTGCTGATCCGCAGCGCGGTGATTTTAATGCTGACGGTTGTCGGCTTTGCGATGGCGCAACCGCTGGGCGTGGGGATGGACTTCATCGCCATGGTCGGTGGAACGGCCGCCCTCGTGTTCGCCGGGAAAACCGTGGAGGACGCCATCGGCAAGGTGAACTGGACGGTCATCCTGTTCTTCACCGGCCTGTTTGTGATCATCGCCTGCGTCAAAGAGACCGGCGCGCTGGAAGCCCTGGCGACGATGATTAAAGATTCCAGCGAGTCCCGCGAGGTGCTGATCCCCCTGCTGACGATGGCCTGCGCCTTTGCCAGTGCGATCGTCGATAACATTCCGGTCGCCGCCACGCTGATCCCGGTGGTCAAAGATCTGGGCGCCCCGGCAGAACCCCTGTGGTGGTCGCTGGTCCTGGGTTGCAACCTGGGCGGCAACGGCACGCCGATCGGCTCGATCTCTTGCGTGATCGCCCTGCATACGCTGCATAAAGAAGCCCATATTACGGTCGGCTGGGGCGAGTTCCTCAAAGTCGGCGGCTCCATTATGGTGGTGCAGTCCCTTGGCGCCGTGGTTTACCTGTTAGCCTTTTACTGGCTGGATCTGTTTCCGACTATTGCGTCGCTACCGGCGCCGTGA